From the Choloepus didactylus isolate mChoDid1 chromosome 22, mChoDid1.pri, whole genome shotgun sequence genome, one window contains:
- the CTRL gene encoding LOW QUALITY PROTEIN: chymotrypsin-like protease CTRL-1 (The sequence of the model RefSeq protein was modified relative to this genomic sequence to represent the inferred CDS: inserted 1 base in 1 codon; substituted 1 base at 1 genomic stop codon) — MLLLRLTLSLVLLSSSWGCGVPAIKPALSFTKRIVNGENSVLGSWLWQVSLQDSTGFHFCGGSLISPWWVVTAAHCNVSPGCHFVILGQYDQLSSAEPVQVLSISWAITHPYWNPVTFNNDLTLLKLASPAQXTAHISPVCLAAPNEALPAGLTCATTGWGRLSGVGNVTPARLQQVALPLVTVSQCQQYWGSGITDSMICAGGSGASSCQGDSGGPLVCQKGTTWVLXGIVSWGTSNCDVYTLAMYTQVSKFSTWINQVIAYN, encoded by the exons ATGTTGCTACTCAGACTGACTCTTAGCCTGGTCCTCCTCAGCTCCTCCTGGG GTTGCGGTGTTCCTGCCATCAAACCGGCCCTGAGCTTTACAAAAAGGATTGTCAACGGGGAGAACTCAGTGCTGGGCTCCTGGCTCTGGCAGGTATCCCTGCAG GACAGCACCGGCTTCCACTTCTGTGGCGGTTCCCTCATCAGCCCATGGTGGGTGGTCACTGCTGCCCATTGCAATGTCAG CCCTGGCTGCCACTTTGTCATCCTGGGCCAGTATGACCAATTATCCAGTGCCGAGCCCGTGCAAGTTCTGTCCATCTCATGG GCCATCACGCACCCTTACTGGAACCCTGTCACCTTCAATAACGACCTGACGCTTCTGAAGCTGGCCTCACCGGCCCAGTAAACAGCACACATTTCACCAGTTTGCCTGGCTGCCCCTAACGAGGCGCTGCCAGCAGGCCTCACATGTGCCACCACCGGCTGGGGCCGCCTCAGTGGTGTGG GCAATGTGACACCAGCCCGCCTGCAGCAGGTGGCTCTGCCCCTGGTCACTGTGAGTCAGTGCCAGCAGTACTGGGGCTCAGGCATCACTGACTCCATGATCTGCGCAGGTGGTTCAGGTGCCTCCTCATGCCAG GGTGACTCTGGAGGCCCCCTAGTCTGCCAGAAGGGAACCACATGGGTGC ATGGTATTGTCTCCTGGGGCACTTCCAACTGTGACGTATATACACTGGCCATGTACACTCAGGTTAGCAAGTTCAGCACCTGGATCAACCAAGTGATAGCCTACAACTGA
- the PSMB10 gene encoding proteasome subunit beta type-10 isoform X2, translated as MLRPALEPRGGFSFENCQRNESLEHVLPGLRVPHARKTGTTIAGLVFRDGVILGADTRATNESIVADKNCEKIHFIAPKIYCCGAGVAADAEITTRMAASNMELHALSTGREPRVATVTRVLRQTLFRYRGHVGASLIVGGVDVTGPQLYSVHPHGSYSRLPFTALGSGQDAALAVLEDRFQPNVTAGPVPLYPWHHSCPDQDGDAAEPGTAGRNCAGHGGGVK; from the exons ATGCTGAGGCCAGCGCTGGAGCCTCGTGGAGGCTTTTCCTTCGAGAACTGCCAGAG AAACGAATCCTTGGAACACGTCCTCCCAGGACTCCGGGTCCCTCATGCACGCAAGACCGGGACTACGATCGCGGGCCTCGTGTTCCGA GATGGGGTCATCTTGGGCGCGGATACACGGGCCACTAACGAGTCGATAGTGGCAGACAAGAACTGCGAGAAGATCCACTTCATCGCCCCCAAAATCTA CTGCTGTGGGGCTGGAGTAGCCGCCGACGCCGAGATAACCACGCGAATGGCTGCGTCCAACATGGAGCTGCACGCGCTGTCCACGGGCCGCGAGCCTCGCGTGGCCACGGTCACCCGCGTTCTGCGCCAAACGCTCTTCCG GTACCGGGGCCATGTGGGCGCGTCGCTGATCGTGGGTGGTGTGGACGTGACAGGACCACAGCTCTACAGCGTGCATCCCCATGGCTCCTACAGCCGTCTGCCCTTCACGGCCCTGG GCTCTGGCCAGGACGCCGCCCTGGCAGTGCTGGAGGACCGGTTCCAGCCGAATGTAACG GCTGGGCCGGTACCGCTTTACCCCTGGCACCACAGCTGTCCTGACCAAGACGGTGATGCCGCTGAACCTGGAACTGCTGGAAGAAACTGTGCAGGCCATGGAGGTGGAGTGAAGTAG
- the PSMB10 gene encoding proteasome subunit beta type-10 isoform X1: MLRPALEPRGGFSFENCQRNESLEHVLPGLRVPHARKTGTTIAGLVFRDGVILGADTRATNESIVADKNCEKIHFIAPKIYCCGAGVAADAEITTRMAASNMELHALSTGREPRVATVTRVLRQTLFRYRGHVGASLIVGGVDVTGPQLYSVHPHGSYSRLPFTALGSGQDAALAVLEDRFQPNVTLEVAQELLVEAITAGILGDLGSGGNVDACVITSMGAKLLRTLSSPTEPVKRLGRYRFTPGTTAVLTKTVMPLNLELLEETVQAMEVE, from the exons ATGCTGAGGCCAGCGCTGGAGCCTCGTGGAGGCTTTTCCTTCGAGAACTGCCAGAG AAACGAATCCTTGGAACACGTCCTCCCAGGACTCCGGGTCCCTCATGCACGCAAGACCGGGACTACGATCGCGGGCCTCGTGTTCCGA GATGGGGTCATCTTGGGCGCGGATACACGGGCCACTAACGAGTCGATAGTGGCAGACAAGAACTGCGAGAAGATCCACTTCATCGCCCCCAAAATCTA CTGCTGTGGGGCTGGAGTAGCCGCCGACGCCGAGATAACCACGCGAATGGCTGCGTCCAACATGGAGCTGCACGCGCTGTCCACGGGCCGCGAGCCTCGCGTGGCCACGGTCACCCGCGTTCTGCGCCAAACGCTCTTCCG GTACCGGGGCCATGTGGGCGCGTCGCTGATCGTGGGTGGTGTGGACGTGACAGGACCACAGCTCTACAGCGTGCATCCCCATGGCTCCTACAGCCGTCTGCCCTTCACGGCCCTGG GCTCTGGCCAGGACGCCGCCCTGGCAGTGCTGGAGGACCGGTTCCAGCCGAATGTAACG CTGGAGGTGGCGCAGGAGCTGCTGGTAGAAGCCATCACTGCAGGGATCCTGGGTGACCTGGGTTCTGGAGGCAATGTGGATGCATGTGTGATCACAAGCATGGGTGCCAAGCTGTTGCGGACGCTGAGCTCACCTACAGAGCCCGTGAAAAG GCTGGGCCGGTACCGCTTTACCCCTGGCACCACAGCTGTCCTGACCAAGACGGTGATGCCGCTGAACCTGGAACTGCTGGAAGAAACTGTGCAGGCCATGGAGGTGGAGTGA